In Bicyclus anynana chromosome 13, ilBicAnyn1.1, whole genome shotgun sequence, a genomic segment contains:
- the LOC112046113 gene encoding BLOC-3 complex member HPS1 has translation MKAVLIFDNVNDLLFSKWDESFLCRMKTFNGQEKDGNITDNHHISQLLSPIITSQRVMAAQFSNTYTSMQCKDNTTIVFDEWLDHVFMIISEDDIDDAHRELLDCKTLVQHICGQNINLLHSSTYQEWLSVLLESRDKGDSIPGASGVIGESGATGAALNALRTVSKEIKCSPHQHYHILLFVGDKMLALYSSRGCEDLMPPDLILLSVQCVAAQEYWREMRENDSTSENVHLPWLSQENSAIVHLCGGGSGSPCAPHSLHLAELAPRVVFAVLIDMELREVGIAVHMSSQILSNLRRLLLQRNLEVLPNTLDSLEATLKKTTEALRKNKGNSTLCARITTKMIELRKSCTTTTPLTPETTATALHTALDAVIDHLKPDIPSLKLEHPVKEVRALLAPYIDFLRVKAMRYFSLESGEPDAGSSLTLHKYVEEFPGLIHFVYIDRSTGRFLAPDMADCVDMLTQRTVRSTLSTAMRALREGYGAAVWRRGALHVCAVRWFERRGAPARPAAPPHPAAVRALPPPADMLGAHHRQLIELAFPGDGQGVSVKELVCVHLGLLPAATAVQQARRLAHSVHELTADSPPVAADLL, from the exons ATGAAAGCAGTTTTGATATTTGACAATGTGAacgatttattattttctaaatggGATGAAAGTTTTCTATGTCGTATGAAAACATTTAATGGTCAA gaGAAGGATGGAAATATCACAGACAATCACCACATATCACAGCTGCTCTCGCCGATCATCACATCTCAGAGAGTTATGGCAGCACAGTTCAGCAATACCTATACCTCCATGCAATGTAAAGATAACACAACCATAGTATTTGATGAG TGGCTAGACCATGTGTTCATGATAATCAGTGAGGATGACATTGACGATGCACATCGTGAACTGCTTGATTGTAAAACCCTTGTGCAGCATATTTGTGGCCAGAACATCAACTT ATTACATTCCTCCACATATCAGGAATGGTTATCAGTGCTGCTAGAGAGTCGTGACAAAGGTGACTCAATCCCAGGTGCCAGTGGAGTGATAGGGGAGAGTGGGGCAACCGGAGCTGCTCTGAACGCATTGAGAACTGTCTCGAAGGAGATCAAGTGCTCGCCACACCAACATTACCATATTCTACTGTTTGTTGGAGATAAGATGTTGGCTTTATACTCCAG ccGTGGATGTGAAGATCTAATGCCGCCAGATCTCATCCTGCTGAGTGTGCAGTGTGTCGCCGCTCAGGAATATTGGAGGGAGATGCGAGAAAATGACAGCACTAGTGAAAATGTTCACTTACCGT GGCTGTCGCAGGAGAACAGCGCCATCGTTCACCTGTGCGGCGGCGGGTCGGGCAGCCCGTGCGCGCCGCACTCGCTGCACCTCGCGGAGCTCGCGCCGCGCGTCGTGTTCGCTGTTCTCATTGATATGGAACTAAG ggAGGTGGGCATTGCAGTGCATATGTCTAGTCAGATATTGTCGAATCTGCGTCGACTTTTATTGCAAAGGAATTTGGAAGTGCTACCAAATACTCTCGACTCTTTGGAAGCAACATTAAAAAAG ACCACAGAAGCGTTGCGTAAAAATAAGGGTAACTCCACACTATGCGCTCGCATCACCACCAAGATGATAGAGTTGCGCAAGTCGTGCACGACCACCACGCCGCTGACGCCGGAGACCACCGCGACAGCGCTGCACACCGCCCTGGACGCCGTCATTGACCACCTCAAGCCTGACATACCGAGCCTTAAGTTGGAACACCCTGTGAAGGAGGTCAGGGCCCTGTTGGCCCCGTACATCGACTTCCTTCGCGTGAAAGCGATGCGATACTTCAGTTTGGAGTC TGGCGAGCCGGACGCGGGTAGTTCCCTGACTCTACACAAGTATGTGGAGGAGTTCCCCGGACTCATCCACTTCGTGTACATCGACCGCAGCACCGGACGCTTCCTGGCGCCGGACATGGCGGACTGCGTCGACATGCTCACGCAGCGCACG GTCCGCAGCACGCTGAGCACGGCGATGCGCGCGCTGCGCGAGGGCTACGGCGCGGCGGTGTGGCGGCGCGGCGCGCTGCACGTGTGCGCCGTGCGCTGGTTCGAGCGCCGCGGCGCGCCTGCCCGCCCCGCCGCGCCCCCGCACCCCGCCGCCGTGCGCGCGCTGCCTCCGCCCGCTGACATGCTCGGCGCGCACCACAG GCAGCTGATCGAGCTGGCGTTCCCCGGCGACGGCCAGGGCGTGAGCGTGAAGGAGCTGGTGTGCGTGCACCTGGGGCTGCTGCCCGCCGCCACCGCCGTGCAGCAGGCGCGCCGCCTGGCGCACTCCGTGCACGAGCTCACGGCCGACAGCCCGCCCGTCGCCGCCGACCTGCTGTAG